A portion of the Carya illinoinensis cultivar Pawnee chromosome 11, C.illinoinensisPawnee_v1, whole genome shotgun sequence genome contains these proteins:
- the LOC122282923 gene encoding uncharacterized protein LOC122282923 has product MFTTRVSWIVKQYCDMSYARWTDVPEAMKEELIDRVRSDFVLDWERENHRLTVTKALRKRFNSFHHDLHKIYQSFESHEEALASGTSLVDPLVWVKLCGRWGSDAFKKISSQNRENRKKQAINHTSGRKSFVRILEQKRAENGNLVDFYKETRWSKKKNKFVTDATEETYKEMTGRLDGLEPEQRNDEAAATVFREVLGHRPGYARGLGEMVIPESSRQRDQLKMQCYLSEIERHKKDSKQHKKDAEAYKSQLDEMRSEMRALRAHQMQTDRLLQEFFKDHPSFTESYRQTQCNDSPDP; this is encoded by the exons ATGTTCACGACACGAGTATCCTGGATTGTTAAACAATACTGTGACATGAGCTATGCGCGCTGGACCGATGTCCCAGAAGCCATGAAAGAGGAGCTCATTGATCGTGTTCGG TCTGACTTCGTGCTCGACTGGGAACGGGAAAACCACCGATTGACGGTGACAAAGGCACTTCGTAAGCGCTTCAACTCCTTCCATCACGATTTGCACAAGATTTACCAATCATTTGAAAGCCATGAAGAGGCGTTAGCTAGTGGGACAAGCTTGGTGGACCCTCTTGTATGGGTCAAGTTGTGTGGAAGGTGGGGCAGTGATGCATTTAAG aaaatttcatctcaaaaccgGGAGAACAGGAAGAAGCAGGCAATTAATCACACATCAGGACGTAAATCATTCGTCCGaatccttgagcaaaag CGCGctgagaatggaaatttggTTGACTTCTATAAAGAGACGCGCTggtcgaagaagaagaacaagtttGTGACAGATGCTACAGAAGAAACATAC AAGGAGATGACAGGTAGGTTGGATGGCCTAGAACCAGAGCAACGTAATGATGAGGCAGCAGCGACTGTCTTcagggaggtccttggccatcgaCCTGGATATGCGCGAGGACTCGGGGAGATGGTCATTCCCGAGTCAAGTAGACAACGTGACCAACTTAAGATGCAATGCTACCTGTCTGAGATTGAAAGACACAAGAAAGACTCTAaacaacataagaaagatgcTGAAGCGTATAAGAGTCAGCTGGATGAAATGAGATCAGAGATGCGGGCTCTTAGGGCGCATCAGATGCAGACTGATAGATTGCTTCAGGAGTTCTTTAAGGATCATCCTTCATTCACTGAGTCGTATCGACAGACTCAGTGTAACGATTCCCCCGACCCATAA
- the LOC122282221 gene encoding uncharacterized protein LOC122282221, with product MQQMLDDMHAGTFVDVPQENTGSSNRPPIPEDSPATSFDKLLEDARRPLFDGCTTFTKLSFIVKLLHIKSIGGWSIKSFDMLLALLRSSFPDALLPQSYEESKSLERGLGFNYHKIHACPNDCILFWKEYATLNECPICKASRWMPNTHGSRVIPQKVLRHFPLKPRLQRLFMSAKIAGDMRWHKEHRAIEDSSMRHPADSESWKKFDEHHSWFAADPRNVRLGLASDGFTPFNNLAKPHSIWPVILVPYNLPPWSCMKDQFFITSLIIPGPRSPGNEIDVYLQPLLDELLELWEYGVPTYDASSKETFTLHAALLWTINDFPAYGNLSGWSTKGKLACPSCNADTDSNWLKYGRKHCYMGHRRFLQPDHMWRRRKGLFNGKEDHRMPPRDLGGYDILTQLQMIGDVTFGKSVRKRKRTAEELSWTKCSIFYTLPYWSTLRLRHNLDVMHIEKNIAENVLFTLMNSSGKTKDNINSRRGFLRSDIALTLTELSTFFKELCARTLDVNRLSQLQTDIVTILCKLEMIFPPSFFDVMVHLAVHLPHEAILGDVETRFNRADRNIDADEEETIDGFRVFNQKVRPLGIASNVQLEDKLFKAAIWEHYEKCRVQHPNSIVSTHQTEFATWFKHCIQEHRTKNPLDVSADLYALACGPDRWVASYDACIINGKRFHTKGRELRRRTQNSGVLVTGDEATNNADFYGCLKNIIELRYMEWRRVYLFECDWFDVGDRKRGVRVDDHMISVNLSRTWYKDEPFVLASQADQCFYIRDLRVKGNWGVVQNYTNRNVYNIPSMLRSNADINDGESSTHEADQENESSYYYEPVQCDNSDPVSTPLDRLDIPPSHIDAREVMHVDGQCIDSSDFINDDMMNSGSEDACSEGEYSDEEDLSTDDDVGSD from the exons ATGCAGCAGATGTTGGATGACATGCATGCAGGCACCTTTGTTGATGTGCCACAAGAGAACACTGGATCATCAAATAGGCCACCAATTCCTGAAGATTCACCAGCAACGTCTTTTGACAAGCTACTGGAGGATGCCCGACGTCCTCTTTTCGACGGGTGTACAACATTTACAAAGTTGTCTTTCATTGTGAAGTTATTACACATCAAATCAATCGGTGGATGGTCAATTAAATCATTTGACATGCTCCTTGCTCTATTGCGGTCTTCCTTTCCTGATGCGCTCTTAccacaatcatatgaggagtcaAAGTCTTTGGAGCGCGGGTTGGGTTTCAATTACCATAAAATCCATGCGTGCCCCAacgactgcatcttattctggaaggaatATGCCACGCTTAATGAATGCCCCATATGTAAGGCTTCGAGGTGGATGCCAAATACACACGGATCACGCGTCatacctcaaaaagtgttgcGCCATTTTCCGTTGAAACCGAGATTGCAGCGTCTTTTTATGTCTGCGAAGATAGCAggtgatatgagatggcataaagagcatCGGGCAATAGAAGATAGTAGTATGAGACATCCGGCTGACTCTGAGtcttggaagaaatttgatgaacatcatagTTGGTTCGCTGCGGATCCTCGTAATGTTAGGCTCGGACTAGCAAGTGACGGCTTCACTCCCTTCAACAACTTGGCTAAACCTCATAGCATTTGGCCTGTGATCCTTGTCCCGTATAACTTGCCGCcatggtcatgcatgaaagaccAATTCTTTATAACATCTCTGATTattccagggccaaggtcaccagggAATGAGATCGATGTTTACTTGCAACCGTTGCTGGATGAGTTGCTTGAACTCTGGGAATATGGGGTACCCACATATGATGCCTCAAGTAAGGAGACGTTTACGCTGCATGCTGCATTgttgtggacaatcaatgactttcctgcATACGGGAATCTCTCTGGCTGGTCAACAAAGGGAAAATTAGCTTGTCCGTCTTGTAATGCTGACACGgactccaattggttgaaatatggccgaaaacattgttatatgggacaccgACGTTTCTTACAGCCAGATCACATGTGGAGAAGGAGGAAAGGGTTGTTCAAcggtaaagaagatcatcgcATGCCACCAAGGGATTTGGGAGGATACGATATTCTAACTCAATTGCAGATGATTGGGGATGTGACGTTTGGCAAATCTGTTAGGAAGAGAAAACGTACTGCCGAAGAGCTGAGTTGGACAAAGTGCAGCATATTCTACACGTTACCTTACTGGTCAACACTTCGACTTCGgcataatttagatgttatgcatattgagaagaatattgccGAGAACGTCTTATTCACTTTAATGAACAGTTCAGGAAAaactaaggataatatcaattcaaggC GGGGGTTTTTAAGAAGTGACATTGCCTTGACTTTGACTGAACTtagcactttcttcaaagagttgtgcgCTCGCACACTGGATGTGAATCGCCTATCCCAGCTCCAAACTGATATAGTCACCATTTTATGCAAactggagatgatattccctccctcctttttcgatgtcatggtccatctAGCTGTCCATTTGCCCCATGAGGCTATACTTGGAg atgttgagacgCGCTTCAATCGAGCTGACCGCAACATTGATGCTGATGAAGAGGAAACTATAGATGGATTCCGAGTTTTTAACCAGAAAGTTCGTCCTTTGGGTATAGCTTCCaatgtgcaattagaagatAAACTCTTTAAGGCAGCCATATG GGAACACTACGAGAAATGTAGGGTGCAACACCCAAACAGCATCGTGAGCACGCATCAAACCGAGTTTGCAACTTGGTTCAAGCACTGT ATCCAGGAACATCGTACCAAGAACCCGCTTGATGTGTCAGCTGATCTGTATGCGTTGGCTTGCGGGCCTGACCGTTGGGTTGCATCATATGATGCATGCATAATAAATGGAAAGCGGTTTCATACGAAGGGTCGTGAACTTCGCCGGCGTACACAAAATTCTGGGGTTTTGGTAACTGGGGACGAGGCCACAAATAATGCAGACTTTTATGGTTGTCTTAAAAATATCATAGAGTTACGCTACATGGAGTGGCGTCGGGTGTACCTATTtgaatgtgattggtttgacgttggtgatcGAAAACGAGGGGTTCGGGTGGACGACCATATGATTAGTGTCAACTTGAGCAGGACTTGGTATAAAGATGAACCGTTCGTGTTGGCAAGTCAGGCTGATCAATGTTTCTACATAAGAGATTTAAGGGTGAAAGGGAATTGGGGTGTTGTGCAGAACTAtacaaataggaatgtatacaacATTCCGTCCATGTTGAGGAGTAACGCAGATATTAATGATGGCGAATCAAGTACCCATGAGGccgatcaagaaaatgagtcaTCATATTATTATGAACCAGTGCAGTGTGATAACTCTGAtccagtgtcaactccactGGATCGGCTTGATATACCACCTAGCCATATTGATGCACGGGAAGTCATGCATGTGGATGGTCAATGCATAGATTCATCAGACTTTATTAATGATGACATGATGAATTCTGGCTCTGAAGATGCGTGTAGTGAgggggaatattcagatgaggagGACCTATCCACAGACGATGATGTTGGGTCAGATTAA